The Urbifossiella limnaea nucleotide sequence ACACACCGACGCCGGCGACCGCCGGCAGTGGGAGGGCGACGACGCCGAGCGGCCGCTGACCGAACTGGGCCGCGGTCAGGCACGGGCGCTGGGGGCGGCGTTCCAGGCCCGTGGTATCGCCGTCGGAGCGATCCTGACCAGCCCGCTGACGCGGACCGTGCAGACCGCAGGCGAGTTCAACGAGGCGCTCGTCGGCAGCCCCGGCCCGACCGCGTGCGACCTGCTCGCGCCCGACGAGCTCCGCAAGCGGAAACTCACGAAGTTGATCGCCGGCCTCGGCGCGACTTCGGTGGCGGTGGTCGGCCACGAGCCCGACCTGTCCGCGTACCTGGGGTGGCTACTGGGGATCGACTCGGACAACGTGCCGCTGGAGAAGGGCGGGGTGGCGAAGGTCTCGTTCGAGGACGAACCTGCGAAGGGCGAGGGCGTCCTCGGTTGGATGCTCACCCCGGCGTGGTACGGTGCCTGAACCGAAGTGTTGCCGCAAAGGCAGCCAGGAGTTGAGGTTCCGCACGATGACCACCGCACTTTGATCAGACATATATTTGTGTATTTGACTCAATGCGTGCCACGACCCCCTGGGGGGGTACGAGGCACACATCGTGAGCCACTGATCTGTCACTTGGCGTTCATCCCCTTCTGTGCCCACGCCCGCCACGCCGCCTCGACCTCCGGCGCCTTCCAGCCGACGGACTCCAGTGCCTTCGCCGGCTCCGGGACGTCGCCGTTCTCGTCCGGCCGCAGTGCCCCGACGAAGCGCACGAACTTCTCCTGCCCCATCTTGTCGGTGCCGAACGCCAGGTAGTCGACGAAGGCGGTGGCGATCAGTTCGGCGTCGGGGCGGTCGTTGGCCCACAACTCGCCGAGCGTGACCGGGCCACGCCCCTTGCCGAGGACGGCGCCGCGGGCGGCCGTCTTGTACGCGGTGAGGCGCTTGCCGCTCGGGCCATCGGCCCGGAGGCTGGCGGCGCGGCCGTAGCCGCTGCGGAGCCACGCGGGCACCGGCGTGTTCGGCCCGGCCTT carries:
- a CDS encoding SixA phosphatase family protein, whose translation is MDLYLIRHTDAGDRRQWEGDDAERPLTELGRGQARALGAAFQARGIAVGAILTSPLTRTVQTAGEFNEALVGSPGPTACDLLAPDELRKRKLTKLIAGLGATSVAVVGHEPDLSAYLGWLLGIDSDNVPLEKGGVAKVSFEDEPAKGEGVLGWMLTPAWYGA